The following proteins come from a genomic window of Paramicrobacterium humi:
- a CDS encoding TM0106 family RecB-like putative nuclease, producing the protein MFLLSPMDAESHTSAVPRIVTSASDLTLASQCEWAFLRRLDAKLGRIPPIVEERDAMNQRTSALGDVHEANVLQHYRDTYAEGVVEIDRPQSMSAEHLAQVAAETKAAFEGGADVVFQATFWDGNFVGFADFIVRQPDGSYEVQDTKLARHAKITALLQLAAYGEKLTELGVPVSPVARLILGDGSHSEHRLADIAPVYRKRRARLQRIMAERLAELSPLAWGDTRYALCGRCELCEEAVQEHRDLLLVANLSVRQRAVLNRAGIATIEQLAAAPSAIDGMSASTFEHLREQARLQLESAPDAGPAVTLFDPKALAALPDPDAGDIFFDFEGDPLYSESGAGEHREWGLDYLFGLIEPDGTFRAFWAHTFAEERQALAEFLAYVADRRRRHPNMHIYHYAPYERTHLLSLAARHGVGEDAVDTLLREHVLVDLYPIVRQSVRVGSRSYSIKKLEPLYMGDERREGDVTNAGDSITEYARLSELRAAGLAGDADAAAEAQRMLDSIADYNEYDCVSTLRLRDWLRGLALAHGIAPSPPTERDEAEIEPSPLHDRLAALAGDPLELERTPEQRALGVAAAAIDYHRREHKSFWWGHFSRLVEPIDEWADTRDCFIIDRAVLERDWHREGKQRSERRHVRVFGQWAPGSTVKEGATPYVVYAHPGPWTDPTSDPGARVAKSARLIEVGDDGSLLIEETLGKDVDPYTTMPVALTPASPPSPGTQVDAIAEWGQRIVDAADAAPGEIADALPAEPMLDLLRRVPPRTRGGRLPATGDNVADVTAALLDLDGSYLAVQGPPGTGKTYLASHVIAALVRDHQWRIGVVSQSHAVVENVLDRVVAAGLPNNLVGKAPKDGDRTEHDYTTLRKTDYLTFALDNAHTGFVVGGTAWNFSNPALVPRESLDLLVVDEAGQFSLGSTIAASVGARNLLLLGDPQQLPQVSQGTHPEPVDESALGWVSAGHDVLPTELGYFLAESRRMHGAVSAVVSALSYEGALHSHPCAGERMLEGVEPGLHVDPVAHSGNATSSPEEAARVVEIVRSHLGRPWTDPSAGIDRMPLTQADIMVVSPYNAHVAEIRDALERADLHDVRVGTVDKFQGQEAVIAIVSLAASDSSEVPRGMGFLLLKNRLNVSISRAQWAAHLVYSPELVEYLPRTPAEVAQLSAFIRLVEGE; encoded by the coding sequence ATGTTCCTGCTTTCACCCATGGATGCCGAGTCCCACACGTCTGCCGTGCCGCGCATCGTCACGAGCGCAAGCGACCTGACTCTCGCGTCCCAGTGCGAATGGGCATTCCTGCGCAGGCTCGACGCGAAACTCGGTCGCATTCCGCCGATCGTCGAAGAACGCGACGCGATGAACCAGCGCACGTCCGCACTCGGCGACGTGCATGAAGCAAACGTGCTTCAGCACTACCGCGACACGTACGCGGAAGGCGTCGTCGAGATCGACCGGCCCCAATCGATGTCCGCTGAACACTTGGCCCAAGTGGCCGCCGAGACGAAAGCAGCGTTCGAGGGCGGTGCGGACGTCGTCTTCCAGGCGACATTCTGGGACGGCAACTTCGTCGGCTTCGCCGACTTCATCGTCCGCCAGCCCGATGGCAGCTACGAGGTGCAGGACACCAAACTCGCCCGCCACGCCAAGATCACGGCGCTGCTCCAACTCGCCGCATACGGGGAGAAGCTCACGGAACTCGGTGTGCCCGTCAGCCCGGTCGCGCGGCTCATTCTCGGTGACGGTAGCCACAGCGAGCACCGCCTCGCCGACATCGCACCCGTATATCGCAAGCGCCGCGCGCGCCTTCAGCGCATCATGGCCGAGCGCCTCGCCGAACTCTCCCCGCTCGCCTGGGGTGACACGCGCTATGCCCTGTGCGGCCGCTGCGAGCTCTGCGAAGAGGCGGTGCAGGAACACCGGGACCTCCTTCTCGTCGCGAATTTGAGCGTGCGCCAGCGCGCCGTGCTCAACCGCGCCGGAATCGCGACCATCGAGCAGCTCGCCGCGGCGCCGAGCGCCATCGACGGCATGAGCGCGTCGACGTTCGAGCACTTGCGCGAGCAGGCCCGCCTGCAGCTCGAGTCCGCACCGGACGCCGGTCCCGCTGTCACGCTGTTCGACCCCAAAGCTCTCGCCGCTCTTCCCGATCCTGATGCCGGAGACATCTTCTTCGATTTCGAGGGCGACCCGCTCTACAGCGAATCAGGCGCCGGCGAGCACCGGGAGTGGGGACTCGACTATCTCTTCGGCCTCATCGAGCCCGACGGCACCTTCCGGGCCTTCTGGGCCCACACGTTCGCCGAAGAACGCCAGGCTCTCGCGGAGTTCCTCGCGTATGTCGCGGACCGCCGTCGGCGGCATCCGAACATGCATATCTACCATTACGCTCCCTACGAGCGCACGCACCTGCTGTCTCTCGCCGCGCGTCACGGTGTGGGGGAGGATGCCGTCGACACGCTGCTGCGCGAGCACGTGCTCGTCGACCTGTACCCCATCGTGCGGCAGAGCGTGCGCGTGGGCTCTCGCTCGTACTCGATAAAGAAGCTCGAGCCGTTGTACATGGGCGACGAGCGCCGCGAGGGCGACGTGACGAACGCGGGCGACTCGATAACGGAATACGCTCGGCTCAGCGAGCTCCGTGCGGCCGGACTCGCGGGTGATGCGGATGCCGCTGCTGAAGCGCAGCGCATGCTCGATTCGATCGCCGACTACAACGAATACGACTGCGTCTCCACGCTGCGGCTGCGTGACTGGCTGCGCGGCCTGGCACTCGCGCACGGCATCGCGCCCTCGCCGCCGACTGAGCGCGATGAGGCCGAGATCGAGCCCTCGCCGTTGCACGACCGGCTCGCGGCCCTCGCCGGCGACCCGCTCGAGCTCGAACGCACTCCCGAGCAGCGGGCGCTCGGTGTCGCGGCAGCGGCGATCGACTACCACCGACGCGAGCACAAGAGCTTCTGGTGGGGCCACTTCTCTCGGCTCGTCGAGCCCATCGACGAGTGGGCGGACACGCGCGATTGCTTCATCATCGACCGTGCCGTGCTTGAACGGGACTGGCATCGCGAGGGCAAGCAGCGCAGCGAACGCCGTCACGTGCGCGTCTTCGGCCAGTGGGCGCCGGGCAGCACCGTCAAGGAAGGCGCGACGCCGTACGTCGTGTACGCCCACCCGGGCCCGTGGACCGATCCGACGAGCGACCCCGGAGCGCGCGTGGCCAAGTCCGCGAGGCTCATCGAGGTCGGCGATGATGGCTCCCTGCTGATCGAGGAGACGCTCGGTAAGGACGTCGACCCGTACACGACCATGCCCGTCGCACTCACGCCGGCGAGCCCGCCGTCGCCCGGCACGCAGGTCGACGCGATCGCCGAATGGGGACAGCGGATCGTGGATGCCGCGGATGCCGCGCCCGGTGAGATCGCCGATGCGCTGCCCGCAGAACCCATGCTCGACCTGCTGCGCCGAGTGCCGCCGCGCACTCGAGGCGGGCGTCTGCCCGCGACCGGAGACAACGTCGCCGACGTCACGGCGGCGCTGCTCGACCTCGACGGGTCCTACCTCGCCGTGCAGGGACCGCCCGGAACCGGAAAGACGTACCTCGCCTCTCACGTCATCGCGGCGCTCGTGCGCGACCACCAGTGGCGCATCGGGGTGGTGTCGCAATCGCACGCCGTCGTCGAGAACGTGCTCGATCGCGTGGTCGCGGCCGGGCTGCCGAACAACCTCGTGGGCAAGGCGCCCAAGGACGGCGACCGCACCGAGCACGATTACACGACGCTCCGCAAGACCGACTACCTCACCTTCGCGCTCGACAACGCGCACACGGGATTCGTCGTCGGCGGCACCGCGTGGAACTTCAGCAACCCCGCCCTCGTGCCCCGCGAATCGCTCGACCTGCTCGTGGTCGACGAGGCCGGACAGTTCTCGCTCGGCTCCACGATCGCCGCGAGCGTCGGCGCCCGCAACCTCCTGCTGCTCGGCGATCCGCAGCAGCTTCCGCAAGTGAGCCAGGGCACCCATCCGGAGCCGGTCGACGAGTCTGCGCTCGGCTGGGTGAGCGCCGGGCACGACGTGCTGCCGACCGAGCTCGGCTACTTCCTCGCCGAGAGCCGCCGCATGCACGGCGCGGTGAGCGCCGTCGTCTCCGCGCTGTCCTACGAAGGCGCGCTGCACTCGCACCCGTGCGCGGGTGAGCGGATGCTGGAGGGCGTCGAACCGGGCCTGCACGTCGACCCGGTCGCGCACTCCGGCAACGCGACGAGCTCGCCGGAAGAGGCAGCGCGCGTCGTAGAAATCGTGCGCTCGCACCTCGGACGGCCGTGGACCGATCCGTCGGCGGGAATCGACCGGATGCCGCTCACGCAAGCCGACATCATGGTCGTGTCGCCCTACAACGCGCACGTCGCGGAGATCCGCGACGCACTCGAGCGGGCCGATCTGCACGACGTGCGGGTCGGCACGGTGGACAAGTTCCAGGGGCAGGAAGCCGTTATCGCGATCGTGAGCCTCGCGGCATCCGACTCATCAGAGGTCCCGCGGGGCATGGGCTTCCTCCTGCTGAAGAACCGGCTCAACGTGTCGATCTCGCGCGCGCAGTGGGCGGCGCACCTCGTCTACTCGCCCGAGCTCGTCGAGTACTTGCCGCGCACCCCCGCGGAGGTCGCGCAGCTGAGCGCGTTCATCCGTCTCGTCGAGGGGGAGTAG
- a CDS encoding 4a-hydroxytetrahydrobiopterin dehydratase, translating into MAERITPEEFTQSDGVGDWTAEATSAHAVFATGSFAAGVELVNEIGILADDANHHPDVLLTYPTVTVTLSTHEVDGLSERDVDMARRISKAAKVLGITAGG; encoded by the coding sequence ATGGCCGAGCGAATCACTCCCGAGGAGTTCACCCAATCGGACGGCGTCGGCGACTGGACCGCCGAGGCGACGAGCGCGCACGCCGTGTTCGCGACGGGCTCGTTCGCGGCGGGCGTCGAGCTCGTGAACGAGATCGGCATCCTCGCCGACGACGCGAACCACCACCCCGACGTGCTGCTCACCTACCCGACCGTGACGGTGACGCTCAGCACCCACGAGGTCGACGGCCTCTCCGAGCGCGACGTCGACATGGCACGACGCATCTCGAAGGCAGCGAAAGTGCTCGGCATCACGGCCGGCGGCTGA
- a CDS encoding glycoside hydrolase family 13 protein: MTDTRPVPETSDESARSDATWWRQAAVYQIYPRSFADANGDGIGDVRGITSRVPYLKKLGIDAVWLSPFYPSALADGGYDVDDYRNVDPRLGTLDDFDDMVDALHRAGIKLIVDIVPNHSSNRHEWFTQALAAPKGSPERDRYIFRDGLGDNGQLPPADWTSAFGGLAWEPVGDGQWYMHYFATEQPDFNWDNREVRDDFLATLRFWSDRGVDGFRVDVAHGLAKELPAVLPSQAELDAMEKTTGQHPLWDRDEVHEIYAEWRGVFNEYDPPRIAVAEAWVATPERRARYASAEGLGQAFNFDLLEADFDSAQFREIITSNLEQAKGAGSSTTWVFSNHDVVRHATRYGLPPLAGRAVKQGSEWLLAGGREPELDIAGGLRRARAATLMMLALPGSAYLYQGEELGLGEVADIPAENRQDPAFFRNPGVDIGRDGCRVPLPWTHEGSSFGFGSDGAHLPQPEWFGRFSVEAEDGDPGSTLELYRRALALRHELQTAEELEWLDVGGSADVLHFRRPNGWEVVTNFGTGPIALPAGERLISSRPLEGDTLPGETTVWLKN; this comes from the coding sequence TTGACCGACACTCGTCCCGTTCCCGAGACAAGCGATGAATCAGCTCGCAGCGACGCCACGTGGTGGCGGCAGGCGGCGGTGTACCAGATCTACCCGCGCAGCTTCGCCGACGCGAACGGTGACGGCATCGGCGACGTGCGCGGCATCACGAGTCGCGTGCCGTACCTGAAGAAGCTCGGCATCGACGCCGTGTGGCTGAGTCCCTTCTACCCCTCAGCGCTCGCCGACGGCGGCTACGACGTCGACGACTACCGCAACGTCGACCCGCGCCTCGGCACGCTCGACGACTTCGATGACATGGTCGACGCCCTGCACCGCGCCGGCATCAAGCTCATCGTCGACATCGTGCCGAACCACTCGTCGAACCGGCACGAGTGGTTCACGCAAGCGCTCGCCGCGCCCAAGGGATCGCCCGAGCGCGACCGGTACATCTTCCGTGACGGCCTCGGCGATAACGGCCAGCTGCCGCCCGCCGACTGGACGAGCGCGTTCGGCGGCCTCGCGTGGGAGCCCGTCGGCGACGGCCAGTGGTACATGCACTACTTCGCGACCGAGCAGCCCGACTTCAACTGGGACAACCGTGAGGTGCGCGACGACTTCCTCGCCACTTTGCGGTTCTGGTCGGACCGGGGCGTCGACGGCTTTCGCGTCGACGTCGCCCACGGGCTCGCGAAGGAGCTGCCCGCCGTGCTGCCCTCGCAAGCGGAGCTCGACGCGATGGAGAAGACGACGGGGCAGCATCCGCTCTGGGACCGCGACGAAGTGCACGAGATCTACGCCGAATGGCGCGGCGTCTTCAACGAATACGACCCGCCCCGCATCGCCGTCGCCGAGGCCTGGGTCGCGACGCCCGAGCGCCGGGCGCGCTACGCGAGTGCCGAGGGGCTCGGGCAGGCGTTCAACTTCGACTTGCTCGAGGCGGACTTCGATTCCGCGCAGTTCCGCGAGATCATCACGTCGAACCTCGAACAGGCGAAGGGTGCGGGCTCGTCGACGACGTGGGTCTTCTCGAACCACGACGTCGTTCGGCACGCGACGCGCTACGGACTCCCGCCGCTTGCCGGACGCGCGGTGAAGCAGGGCTCCGAGTGGCTGCTCGCGGGCGGGCGTGAGCCCGAGCTCGACATCGCCGGCGGACTGCGGCGCGCTCGCGCGGCGACGCTCATGATGCTCGCACTGCCCGGTTCCGCCTACCTCTACCAGGGCGAGGAGCTCGGCCTCGGGGAGGTTGCCGACATTCCCGCGGAGAATCGGCAGGATCCCGCCTTCTTCCGCAATCCCGGCGTCGACATCGGACGGGACGGATGCCGCGTGCCGCTGCCCTGGACGCACGAAGGATCCTCCTTCGGCTTCGGGTCGGACGGCGCGCACTTGCCGCAGCCCGAATGGTTCGGCCGGTTCTCGGTCGAGGCGGAGGACGGCGATCCCGGCTCGACGCTCGAGCTGTACCGCCGGGCTCTCGCGCTGCGCCATGAGCTGCAGACCGCGGAGGAGCTCGAGTGGCTCGACGTCGGCGGCTCGGCCGACGTGCTGCACTTCCGTCGGCCGAACGGCTGGGAAGTCGTGACGAACTTCGGCACGGGGCCGATCGCGCTGCCCGCCGGCGAGCGGCTGATCTCGAGCCGGCCCCTCGAGGGCGACACGCTGCCCGGCGAGACGACGGTGTGGCTCAAGAACTGA
- a CDS encoding FAD-dependent oxidoreductase: MSSALSAERDAASDPLFTPLQIGSVTVSNRLMQAAHSKLYAVQGRESQQEIDYFARRAEGGTALFIAGNRFVHPSSAIRGFVDGWRTGIVRADRALTDAVHERDAKIFAQLNHHGAQASPDGPDGPRPVFSASRLISPSTGAATIEATHDDIAAFTEGWAVTAENAMRGGFDGVEVHMAHGYLLHQFLSPLYNRRTDRYGGDLEGRARFPLEVLRAVRERVGDEAVVGIRIVANEFDEAGLSREDCLAIIAHLRRHVRIDYLNLAGGEYHQVHYVFPSSAMPAAWLRDDVAAVKRANADIPVFGVGAAATVDGAREVIEQGVADMVALTRAQIADPDLATKLRTGAPVTHCIRLNQGCLARTGNGLPMGCTVNPVVGREASRSAPDAATARQRFAIVGGGPAGLKAAAELSANGHDVTLFEASDRLGGQLGLAARVPGRESVQLLIDDLTRDTAGVDVRLGVRTDAAQLLAASDSFDHVVVATGSRPSAQGTTVTDAASAALEPIAGRAGVLDAWTAVAEPERLRGPVLLVDHDGTPYAAGIALSLVASGHDVRMVTRFDTAFPFIRGSQDRDHLHRRLFRVPGTPGALPGDGSFDIEVATTIADYVAGEALLRDLNSGRERMVAARTVVLATPREQVPFDAAGLDVPVTVIGDARAPRNIDAAIFDGFEVAFAAGTVAAG, encoded by the coding sequence ATGAGCAGTGCCCTCTCCGCTGAGCGCGACGCAGCATCCGACCCGCTTTTCACTCCGCTGCAGATCGGCAGCGTCACCGTGAGCAATCGGCTCATGCAGGCGGCGCACTCGAAGCTGTACGCCGTGCAGGGGCGCGAGTCGCAGCAGGAGATCGACTACTTCGCCCGGCGTGCGGAGGGCGGCACGGCGCTGTTCATCGCCGGCAACCGCTTCGTGCACCCGTCGAGCGCGATCCGCGGCTTCGTCGACGGCTGGCGCACCGGCATCGTCCGTGCCGACCGGGCGCTGACCGACGCCGTGCACGAGCGCGACGCGAAGATCTTCGCCCAGCTCAACCACCACGGCGCGCAGGCCTCGCCCGACGGACCGGACGGGCCGCGTCCCGTCTTCTCGGCGAGCCGCCTGATCTCGCCGTCGACCGGCGCCGCGACGATCGAGGCGACGCACGACGACATCGCGGCGTTCACCGAGGGGTGGGCGGTCACGGCCGAGAACGCCATGCGCGGCGGCTTCGACGGCGTCGAGGTGCACATGGCGCACGGCTACCTGCTGCACCAGTTCCTCTCGCCGCTCTACAACCGCCGCACCGACCGCTACGGCGGCGACCTCGAGGGCCGCGCGCGGTTCCCGCTCGAGGTGCTGCGCGCCGTGCGCGAGCGGGTCGGCGACGAGGCGGTCGTCGGCATCCGCATCGTCGCCAACGAGTTCGACGAGGCCGGGCTCAGCCGCGAGGACTGCCTCGCGATCATCGCCCACTTGCGGCGGCACGTGCGCATCGACTACCTCAACCTCGCGGGCGGCGAGTACCACCAGGTGCACTACGTCTTCCCCTCGTCGGCGATGCCCGCCGCGTGGCTGCGCGATGATGTCGCCGCGGTGAAGCGCGCCAACGCGGACATCCCCGTGTTCGGCGTTGGTGCGGCCGCGACCGTGGACGGCGCCCGCGAGGTCATCGAGCAGGGCGTGGCCGACATGGTCGCCCTCACGCGCGCGCAGATCGCCGATCCCGACCTCGCGACGAAGCTGCGCACGGGCGCGCCCGTGACGCACTGCATCCGCCTCAACCAGGGCTGCCTCGCGCGCACCGGCAACGGCCTGCCGATGGGCTGCACGGTGAATCCCGTCGTGGGGCGCGAGGCGAGCCGTTCGGCTCCGGATGCCGCCACGGCGAGGCAGCGGTTCGCCATCGTCGGCGGTGGACCGGCCGGGCTCAAGGCGGCCGCCGAGCTGAGCGCCAACGGCCACGACGTCACCCTGTTCGAGGCGAGCGACCGCCTCGGCGGGCAGCTCGGGCTCGCCGCACGTGTCCCCGGCCGCGAGAGCGTGCAGCTGCTGATCGACGACCTCACGCGGGACACCGCGGGCGTCGACGTGCGCCTCGGCGTCCGCACCGACGCCGCGCAGCTGCTCGCGGCATCCGATTCGTTCGATCACGTCGTCGTCGCGACGGGATCGCGACCGTCGGCGCAGGGAACGACGGTGACGGATGCCGCGTCCGCCGCGCTTGAACCGATCGCGGGCCGCGCGGGCGTGCTCGACGCCTGGACGGCCGTCGCGGAACCGGAGCGGCTGCGCGGGCCCGTGCTGCTCGTCGACCACGACGGCACGCCGTACGCTGCCGGCATCGCGCTGTCGCTTGTCGCGAGCGGGCACGACGTGCGGATGGTGACGCGATTCGACACCGCGTTCCCGTTCATCCGCGGCAGCCAGGACCGCGACCACCTGCACCGGCGGCTGTTTCGCGTGCCGGGGACTCCGGGGGCGCTACCCGGCGACGGCTCGTTCGACATCGAGGTCGCGACGACGATCGCGGACTACGTCGCCGGCGAAGCGCTGCTGCGCGACCTGAACTCGGGGCGGGAGCGCATGGTCGCGGCGCGCACCGTCGTGCTCGCGACGCCGCGCGAGCAAGTGCCGTTCGACGCGGCCGGGCTCGACGTGCCGGTGACGGTGATCGGCGACGCGCGGGCGCCGCGCAACATCGACGCGGCGATCTTCGACGGGTTCGAGGTCGCGTTCGCCGCCGGAACGGTGGCCGCGGGCTAG
- the otnC gene encoding 3-oxo-tetronate 4-phosphate decarboxylase produces the protein MTMTQDAREQLIAAARSLFFRGLTHGSTGNISVRIENGILITPTGSSLGTVTADELSLIDVNGRHIGGGRPSKEAFFHAAVLRARPSDEAVVHTHSTYSAALSCLDGLDPDNALPPLTAYFAMRVGRLALLPYHAPGDTALEPVIERAAHDHQALLLANHGPVVSAPSIAAALDTLEELEHTAQLHLLLTGHRTRPLTDEQVAALRR, from the coding sequence ATGACCATGACACAGGACGCTCGCGAGCAGCTGATCGCCGCCGCGCGCTCCCTCTTCTTCCGGGGGCTGACGCACGGCAGCACGGGGAACATCAGCGTGCGCATCGAGAATGGCATCCTCATCACGCCGACGGGAAGCAGTCTCGGCACCGTGACGGCCGACGAGCTGTCGCTCATCGATGTGAACGGCCGCCACATCGGGGGCGGGCGCCCGTCGAAGGAGGCGTTCTTCCACGCCGCCGTGCTGCGCGCCCGGCCGAGCGACGAGGCTGTCGTCCACACGCACTCGACCTACTCCGCCGCGCTCTCGTGCCTCGACGGTCTCGATCCCGACAACGCGCTTCCGCCGCTCACCGCCTACTTCGCGATGCGCGTGGGGCGCCTTGCGCTGCTGCCCTACCATGCTCCCGGCGACACCGCGCTCGAGCCCGTCATCGAGCGCGCCGCCCACGACCATCAGGCGCTGCTGCTCGCGAACCACGGGCCCGTCGTCTCGGCGCCCTCGATCGCGGCGGCACTCGACACGCTCGAGGAGCTTGAGCACACGGCCCAGCTGCACCTGCTGCTGACGGGTCACCGCACGCGCCCGCTCACCGACGAGCAGGTCGCGGCGCTGCGACGCTAG
- the otnK gene encoding 3-oxo-tetronate kinase, with protein MIGAIADDFTGATDVAVAFRRQGLRVRIVFGCPDDNTPAGADDVTVVALKSRTIPAADAVEQSVRSATWLRSIGCEQLYLKYCSTFDSTPAGNIGPVADALADLTGSALTVVTPSSPVHGRTVYGGHLFVGTDLLSESSMLHHPLTPMTDSSVVRLLSAQTDREAALIPEATVANGTDAIAAALRELRDRGIRYAVVDAIDAHDLEQLGGAVARDVLVTGAAGLAEGLAAAQATASAAAPTPPLDSYATAAALAGSCSARTREQVARFAAHNPAHFLDPASSDDPRRLADAALDWFDAARRDGVPLIYSTTEPEKLRAAQERFGVDRLAHLVETALGYVAIGLIERGVDRIVVAGGETSGSVTSALGVRTATIGEEQAPGVPWLHIDSPKRLALLLKSGNFGDEDLLITATGAQPA; from the coding sequence GTGATCGGGGCGATCGCCGACGACTTCACCGGCGCGACCGACGTCGCCGTCGCGTTCCGCCGTCAGGGACTCCGCGTGCGCATCGTCTTCGGCTGCCCCGACGACAACACGCCGGCCGGCGCGGACGATGTCACGGTCGTCGCACTCAAGTCCCGCACGATTCCCGCTGCGGACGCGGTCGAGCAATCCGTGCGCTCCGCGACATGGCTGCGGTCGATCGGCTGTGAGCAGCTCTACCTCAAGTACTGCTCGACGTTCGACTCGACTCCCGCGGGAAACATCGGCCCCGTCGCCGATGCGCTCGCCGACCTGACCGGCTCCGCCCTGACGGTTGTGACGCCGTCATCCCCCGTGCACGGCCGGACCGTCTACGGCGGCCACCTGTTCGTCGGCACCGACCTGCTCTCGGAATCCTCGATGCTGCATCACCCGTTGACGCCCATGACCGATTCCTCGGTCGTGCGTCTGCTCTCAGCGCAGACCGACCGGGAGGCCGCGCTCATTCCGGAGGCAACCGTCGCCAACGGGACGGATGCCATAGCCGCCGCGTTGCGGGAGCTGCGCGATCGCGGCATCCGATACGCCGTCGTCGACGCGATCGACGCTCACGACCTTGAGCAGCTCGGCGGCGCAGTCGCACGTGACGTGCTCGTCACAGGAGCGGCCGGACTTGCGGAGGGCCTCGCCGCCGCGCAGGCCACCGCGAGCGCCGCGGCGCCGACCCCGCCGCTCGACTCCTACGCGACGGCCGCGGCCCTCGCCGGAAGCTGCTCGGCGCGCACGCGCGAGCAGGTCGCACGGTTCGCGGCGCACAATCCGGCGCACTTCCTCGATCCGGCCAGCAGCGACGATCCCCGCCGGCTCGCCGACGCGGCCCTGGACTGGTTCGACGCGGCACGGCGCGACGGCGTGCCGCTCATCTACTCGACGACGGAACCGGAGAAGCTCCGCGCCGCACAAGAGCGGTTCGGCGTCGACCGGCTCGCGCACCTCGTCGAGACGGCGCTCGGCTACGTCGCCATCGGACTGATCGAGCGCGGCGTCGACCGGATCGTCGTCGCAGGCGGGGAGACCTCGGGCTCTGTCACCTCCGCGCTCGGCGTACGGACCGCCACCATCGGCGAGGAGCAGGCGCCGGGTGTACCGTGGCTGCACATCGACAGCCCCAAGCGCCTCGCGCTGCTGCTGAAATCCGGCAACTTCGGCGACGAGGACCTGCTGATCACGGCGACGGGAGCACAACCGGCATGA
- a CDS encoding aspartate/glutamate racemase family protein codes for MNAPLIALVSAVPAAMAPAQQAFEREYPDATIWNLLDDRLIVEALEAGGLTTTLKDRMAGLIDHAIRNGAKGVLLTCSMYGPVAHEADARSTLPVFASDDAAFHDAATSGFTRLALVSSIATPLADARTRFDVVPKPAELSTHDVLAADALEPSREGDAAGTARALAAAVRAADGPFDAVLLAQYTLAPAAEALEHELGIPVLAGPVRAAAAMRAVLEESAR; via the coding sequence ATGAACGCCCCGCTCATCGCTCTCGTGAGCGCCGTGCCGGCGGCGATGGCGCCGGCACAACAGGCGTTCGAGCGCGAGTACCCGGACGCGACGATTTGGAATCTCCTCGATGACCGGCTCATCGTCGAAGCGCTCGAGGCCGGCGGACTCACCACGACGCTGAAGGATCGGATGGCGGGGCTCATCGACCACGCCATCCGGAACGGGGCGAAAGGCGTCCTGCTCACGTGCTCGATGTACGGTCCGGTCGCGCACGAGGCCGACGCACGCTCAACGCTGCCCGTCTTCGCTTCCGACGACGCGGCGTTCCACGACGCCGCGACGAGCGGATTCACACGCCTCGCACTGGTCTCCTCGATCGCGACGCCGCTTGCCGACGCCCGCACGCGCTTCGACGTCGTGCCGAAGCCGGCCGAGTTGAGCACCCACGACGTCCTCGCCGCCGACGCCCTCGAGCCCTCCCGCGAGGGCGATGCGGCCGGAACGGCCCGCGCGCTCGCGGCCGCCGTGCGCGCCGCCGACGGTCCGTTCGACGCCGTGCTGCTGGCCCAGTACACGCTCGCTCCCGCCGCCGAGGCCCTCGAGCACGAGCTCGGCATTCCGGTGCTCGCGGGGCCGGTGCGAGCAGCCGCCGCGATGCGCGCCGTCCTCGAGGAGAGTGCCAGGTGA
- the rraA gene encoding ribonuclease E activity regulator RraA — protein sequence MTVSTADLWDERGHELASIPLDWHDFGGKAAFSGPARTVRCLEDNVVLKSVVSEPGDGAVLVVDGGGSLRTALLGDMIAKIAIDNGWAGIVINGAVRDRVALRDMPIGIRALASNPQKSAKEGVGEADVEIEIAGTRIRPGVRLFADEDGVLVER from the coding sequence ATGACCGTTTCCACCGCAGACCTCTGGGACGAGCGCGGCCACGAGCTCGCCTCGATCCCGCTTGACTGGCACGACTTCGGCGGCAAGGCCGCGTTCTCCGGGCCGGCCCGCACAGTGCGCTGTCTCGAGGACAACGTCGTGCTCAAATCGGTCGTCTCCGAGCCAGGCGACGGAGCCGTGCTCGTTGTCGACGGCGGCGGCTCGCTCCGCACAGCGCTGCTCGGCGACATGATCGCGAAGATCGCGATCGACAACGGCTGGGCCGGCATCGTCATCAATGGCGCCGTACGCGACCGCGTCGCTCTTCGCGACATGCCCATCGGCATCCGCGCGCTCGCGAGCAACCCGCAGAAGAGCGCCAAGGAAGGCGTCGGCGAGGCCGACGTGGAGATCGAGATCGCCGGCACGCGGATCCGACCGGGTGTCCGCCTCTTCGCCGACGAGGACGGCGTTCTCGTCGAGCGATGA